In the genome of Globicephala melas chromosome 3, mGloMel1.2, whole genome shotgun sequence, one region contains:
- the RBM22 gene encoding pre-mRNA-splicing factor RBM22: MATSLGSNTYNRQNWEDADFPILCQTCLGENPYIRMTKEKYGKECKICARPFTVFRWCPGVRMRFKKTEVCQTCSKLKNVCQTCLLDLEYGLPIQVRDAGLSFKDDMPKSDVNKEYYTQNMEREISNSDGTRPVGMLGKATSTSDMLLKLARTTPYYKRNRPHICSFWVKGECKRGEECPYRHEKPTDPDDPLADQNIKDRYYGINDPVADKLLKRASTMPRLDPPEDKTITTLYVGGLGDTITETDLRNHFYQFGEIRTITVVQRQQCAFIQFATRQAAEVAAEKSFNKLIVNGRRLNVKWGRSQAARGKEKEKDGTTDSGIKLEPVPGLPGALPPPPAAEEEASANYFNLPPSGPPAVVNIALPPPPGIAPPPPPGFGPHMFHPMGPPPPFMRAPGPIHYPSQDPQRMGAHAGKHSSP, encoded by the exons ATGGCGACCTCTCTGGGTTCCAACACCTACAACAGGCAGAACTGGGAGGATGCG GACTTCCCTATTCTGTGCCAGACGTGTCTTGGAGAAAACCCATATATCCGAATG acCAAAGAAAAGTACGGGAAGGAATGCAAA ATCTGTGCCAGGCCGTTCACAGTGTTTCGTTGGTGCCCCGGGGTCCGCATGCGTTTCAAGAAGACTGAAGTTTGCCAGACCTGCAGTAAATTGAAGAATGTCTGTCAGACCTGCCTCTTGGACCTAGAGTATG GCTTGCCCATCCAGGTTCGTGACGCAGGATTGTCTTTTAAGGATGACATGCCAAAGTCCGATGTCAACAAAGAATACTATACACAGAATATGGAGCGAGAA ATTTCTAACTCTGATGGAACACGGCCAGTTGGCATGTTGGGGAAGGCCACATCCACCAGTGACATGCTGCTCAAACTGGCCCGGACCACGCCCTACTACAAAAGAAATCGGCCCCACATTTGCTCCTTCTGGGTGAAAGGAGAATGTAAGAGAGGAGAGGAGTGTCCATACAG ACATGAGAAGCCAACAGATCCAGATGACCCCCTTGCTGATCAAAACATTAAAGACCGATATTATGGAATCAATGACCCTGTGGCAGATAAACTTTTAAAGCGGGCATCAACAATGCCTCGTCTGGACCCACCAGAGGACAAGACTATCACCACACTGTATGTTGGTGGTCTGGGCGATACCATTACTGAGACAGATCTAAG AAATCACTTCTACCAGTTTGGAGAGATCCGGACAATCACTGTTGTGCAGAGACAGCAGTGTGCTTTCATCCAGTTTGCCACAAGGCAGGCTGCAGAAGTGGCTGCTGAGAAGTCCTTTAACAAGTTGATCGTCAATGGCCGCAGGCTCAACGTGAAATGGGGAAG GTCccaagcagccagaggaaaagaaaaggagaaggacgGAACCACAGACTCTGGAATCAAGCTAGAGCCCGTTCCAGGGCTACCAGGAG ctcttcctcctcctcctgccgcAGAAGAAGAGGCCTCAGCCAACTACTTCAACCTACCCCCCAGCGGTCCTCCAGCCGTGGTGAACATCGCCCTGCCACCCCCGCCTGGTattgccccgcccccacccccag GTTTTGGGCCACACATGTTCCACCCAATGGGACCACCCCCTCCTTTCATGAGGGCTCCAGGACCAATCCACTATCCTTCTCAGGACCCTCAGAGGATGGGAGCTCATGCCGGGAAACACAGCAGCCCCTAG
- the MYOZ3 gene encoding myozenin-3 encodes MIPKEQKGPVMTTTGDLTEPVPLLDLGKKLSVPQDLMMEELSLRNNRGSLLFQKRQRRVQKFTFEFAASPRALVAGSAKEKVTGTAEPGMVSVANSSEGQNYRSELHIFPTSGHGGPEDAQPTAARPVSAHSPSALAPGYAEPLKGVPPEKFNHTAIPKGYSCPWQEFLSYQDHLGEGRSHTPSLAEYRNFNKTPVPFGGALVGETIPRAGTPFVPELTSGLELLRLRPSFNRVAQGWVRNLPESEEL; translated from the exons ATGATTCCCAAGGAGCAGAAGGGGCCGGTAATGACTACCACGGGGGACCTCACTGAACCAG TCCCTTTGCTGGACCTGGGCAAGAAGCTGAGCGTGCCCCAGGACTTGATGATGGAAGAGCTATCACTGCGTAACAACCGAGGATCCCTCCTCTTCCAGAAGAGACAGCGCCGCGTGCAGAAATTCACCTTTGAGTTTGCAGCCAGCCCGCGTGCG ctcgtGGCAGGAAGCGCCAAGGAGAAGGTGACTGGAACAGCGGAACCTGGGATGGTGAGC GTTGCCAATAGCTCCGAGGGGCAGAACTACCGCTCTGAGCTCCACATCTTCCCGACCTCAGGGCACGGGGGCCCTGAGGATGCCCAGCCCACAGCCGCCCGGCCAGTGAGTGCCCACAGCCCCAGTGCCCTGGCGCCAG GCTATGCCGAGCCACTGAAGGGCGTCCCTCCCGAGAAGTTCAACCACACGGCCATCCCCAAGGGCTACAGCTGCCCATGGCAGGAGTTCCTCAGCTACCAGGACCACCTGGGCGAAGGCAGAAGTCATACCCCCAGCCTGGCGGAGTATCGAAATTTCAACAA GACACCAGTGCCCTTTGGAGGAGCCCTGGTGGGGGAAACCATTCCGAGGGCAGGCACCCCCTTCGTTCCGGAGCTCACCAGTGGCTTGGAACTCCTCCGCCTCAGACCCAGCTTCAACAGGGTGGCCCAGGGCTGGGTCCGCAACCTCCCAGAGTCTGAGGAGCTGTAG